CCGAGCGGACCCTGGCCGGCGCCGACGCCGCCCTGGCCGCCTCGGAAGCCCAGGTCACCACCTACCAGATCGGCCTGTTCAAGGCCCTGGCGGGCGGGTGGGATCAGGCGCCCGATCCCGAAGCCTGAGCCTAGGCCTCAAGCTGACACTGAGACGCCCGGCTGGTTCGCCCGCCGGGCGTTTTCTTTGCCGCTTCTTCCGTCACCCGCAACATCCAGTGAATATTATTCATTATCGTCGCGATTTTTAACGGCTCGGTCGAATAATCCTCGCCACAATCTTGGCTCCGTCGAGGATCTTGCGGTAGGGAGACCGGGTGACCTCCTCCGCGCCTCTCCTTCAAGCCTCTCAGGGCGCCGCCTCCCCTGCCGCCGCCCTGGCCCAGGCCCGCCGGGTGGTGGTCAAGATCGGCTCATCCCTGCTGTTCGACGCCGATCAACGCGCCGTCGCCGCCGACTGGCTGGCCAGCCTCGCCGCCGATATCGCCGAACTGCGCCGCCAGGGCCGCGACGTCATCGTCGTTTCCTCCGGCGCCGTGGCGCTTGGACGCGGTCGGCTCAACCTCTCGCCCAGCCGTCTGCAGGACAAGCAGGCCGCCGCCGCGGTGGGTCAGTCCCTGCTGATGCACGCCTGGGAAGAGGCGCTGGCGCCCCACGGCCTGATGGCGGGGCAGATCCTGCTGACCCGCGACGACACCGAACGGCGCCGCCGCTGGCTGAACGGCCGCGCGACGCTCGAGGCCCTGCTGGCCCACGGCGTCGTCCCTGTGGTCAACGAGAACGACACCGTCGCCACCGAAGAGATCCGCTACGGCGACAACGACCGCCTGGCCGCCCGCGCGGCTCAACTCGGGCGAGCCGATCTGCTGGTCCTGCTGTCCGACGTGGACGGCCTCTACACCGCCGATCCGCGCCGCGATCCGGACGCCCGCCATCTCCCCCTGATCGAGCGCCTGACGCCCGACGTTCTGGCCATGGCCTCAGGCGCCAACGCCCAGGCCGGGGTCGGCACAGGCGGCATGGCGACCAAGCTGGCGGCGGCCCAGATCGCCGCCTCGGCCGGTTGCGCGACCGTCATCGCCTCGGGTCTGACCGACTACCCGTTGAGGGCGGTGCTGGACGGCGCCCGCGCCAGCCTGATCCTGGCGCCCGCCACGCCTCTGGCCGCGTGGAAACAGTGGATCGCGGGCAGCGTGGCGCCCGGCGGCGCCCTGACGCTGGATGCGGGGGCCGTCGCCGCCCTGCGTGCAGGGAAGAGCCTGCTGCCCTCGGGCGTCGTCGCCGTCAGCGGCGACTTCGGCAAGGGCGACAGCGTGCGCTTGACCGGGCCTGACGGCGCGCGACTTGGCGTCGGTCTGGCGTCCTATGCGGCCGATGAGATCGCCCTGATCCGCGGCCGCCATTCCGACGCGCTCGAAAGCCTGCTCGGCTATCGCGGCCCCTCGGTCGTCATCCACCGCGACGACCTGGTTCTGGAGGACCGATGAGCGACCTCAACGCCGCCATGCTGGACATGATGATCGACATGGGTCGCCGCGCCCGCGCCGCCGCCGAGTCCTTACGCGCCACGACGCCGGACGCCCGCACCGAGGCCCTTCATCGACTCGCCGAAGCCCTGCGCGCCGCCGAGGCCGACATCCTGTCCGCCAACGCTCGCGACGTGGCCCGCGCCCGCGACGCCGGCCTGTCCGAGGCCCTGATCGACCGCCTGGCCCTGACCCCCGCCCGCGTCGAGGGCATGGCCGCCGCCGTCGAGGCCATCGCCGCCCAGCCCGATCCGGTCGGCGGCGAAATAGCGCGCTGGACCCCGGCCAACGGTCTGGACATCGCCCGTGTGCGCACCCCCATCGGCGTGCTGGCCGTCATCTACGAGAGCCGCCCGAACGTCACCGCCGACGCCGCCGCCCTGTGCCTGCGCTCGGGCAACGCCGCCATCCTGCGCTGCGGCTCGGACTGCCTGGAGTCGTCGCGCGCCATCGCCGCCGTGGTGCGCAGCGCCGTGGCCGAGGCGGGCCTGCCCGTCGACGCGATCCAGCTGGTGCCCGTGCCCGACCGCGCGGCCGTGGGCGCCATTCTGGCTGGCCTCGACGGCGCCGTCGACCTGATCATCCCGCGCGGCGGCAAGAGCCTGGTCGCCCGCGTTCAAGCCGAGGCCAAGGCGCCGGTGCTGGGCCACCTTGAGGGCCTGTGCCACACCTATCTGGACGCTGGCGCTGATCTGGACGTCGCCCGCCGCGTGACCCTGAACGCCAAGATGCGCCGCGTCTCGGTGTGCGGCGCGACCGAAACTCTGCTGGTCGACCGTGCGGCGGCCGAGCGCCTGCTGCCCGCCGTGGCCGCCGACCTGACCGCCGCCGGATGCGAACTGCGCGGCGACGCCGAAGCGCGCGCCCTCGTCCCGGGCATGACCGAGGCGACCGAGGCGGACTGGACGACAGAATACCTGGCGCCGATCCTGTCGGTGCGCGTGGTGGGCGGCGTCGACGGCGCGCTCGACCACATCCGCCGATACGGCTCGGGCCACACCGAGGCCATCGTCACCACCGACGAAAAAGCCGCCGGACGCTTCGCCGAGGGCGTCGACAGCGCCATCGTCCTGATCAACGCCTCAACCCAGTTCGCCGACGGCGGCGAGTTCGGTTTCGGCGGCGAGATCGGCATCTCGACGTCAAAGCTGCACGCCCGCGGCCCCGTCGGGGCGGAGCAGCTGACCACCTACAAATATGTGGTGCGCGGCGAAGGGCAGACGCGGCCCTGAAACAAACGCCACGCCTTTCCCTCCCCGTCCCGGGGAGGGTGGCTGGGCCCGTCTGGGCGAGGCCGGGTGGGGGCGGCAAGGCTATTCAGGCGCTGACACATCAAGCGCCGCG
Above is a window of Brevundimonas naejangsanensis DNA encoding:
- the proB gene encoding glutamate 5-kinase — translated: MTSSAPLLQASQGAASPAAALAQARRVVVKIGSSLLFDADQRAVAADWLASLAADIAELRRQGRDVIVVSSGAVALGRGRLNLSPSRLQDKQAAAAVGQSLLMHAWEEALAPHGLMAGQILLTRDDTERRRRWLNGRATLEALLAHGVVPVVNENDTVATEEIRYGDNDRLAARAAQLGRADLLVLLSDVDGLYTADPRRDPDARHLPLIERLTPDVLAMASGANAQAGVGTGGMATKLAAAQIAASAGCATVIASGLTDYPLRAVLDGARASLILAPATPLAAWKQWIAGSVAPGGALTLDAGAVAALRAGKSLLPSGVVAVSGDFGKGDSVRLTGPDGARLGVGLASYAADEIALIRGRHSDALESLLGYRGPSVVIHRDDLVLEDR
- a CDS encoding glutamate-5-semialdehyde dehydrogenase — encoded protein: MSDLNAAMLDMMIDMGRRARAAAESLRATTPDARTEALHRLAEALRAAEADILSANARDVARARDAGLSEALIDRLALTPARVEGMAAAVEAIAAQPDPVGGEIARWTPANGLDIARVRTPIGVLAVIYESRPNVTADAAALCLRSGNAAILRCGSDCLESSRAIAAVVRSAVAEAGLPVDAIQLVPVPDRAAVGAILAGLDGAVDLIIPRGGKSLVARVQAEAKAPVLGHLEGLCHTYLDAGADLDVARRVTLNAKMRRVSVCGATETLLVDRAAAERLLPAVAADLTAAGCELRGDAEARALVPGMTEATEADWTTEYLAPILSVRVVGGVDGALDHIRRYGSGHTEAIVTTDEKAAGRFAEGVDSAIVLINASTQFADGGEFGFGGEIGISTSKLHARGPVGAEQLTTYKYVVRGEGQTRP